The window GAGGAAAAGGCTTTTCTAAACAATTGATTGAAGAAGCAAAAAAACATGCAAAATCTACCGACGCTTCCGGAATTTTACTGGAAACCGGAAAATCCAACGACATCGGAAATCAATTGTATCCAAGTTGCGGATTTGAAATTTACGATGAAGTGAATTTCTACGAATGGACAAACAAAATTTAATGTAACAATGTATCAATTTAGCAGTTTACCAATGATTGTTACATTGTTAGATTGCTAAATTGTTAAATTTTAAAAACTATGATTGATTTTCAAAAATATATTCAAAGATATTTAGATTTAATTCCATCTGAAAACTGGTTGGAAGAATTGAAATCTGTGGGAGATAGAACCGTTTCCTTATTTTCATTTTTAACTGAAGAACAATCAAAGTTCTCTTATGCAGAAGGAAAATGGACGTTGAAAGAAGTGCTTCTTCATTTATCAGATACCGAAAGAATTTTCCAATACAGAATTTTGGCTATTGCAAGAGGTGAAGAAAAGAATTTGCCTGGCTTTGATGAAGAATTGTATGCTCAAAACTCTTTTGCGAACGAGAGAAGTTTAGATTCTTTATTGGAAGAATATCAGTTGGTGAGAAAGTCTTCTCAGATTTTACTGGAAACATTTAATCCATCTGTTTTAAATAATATTGGAAATGCCAATGGAAATCAAATCTCTGCAGAAACTATTGGGAAATTGATTATCGGTCATAATATTCATCATTTGAATGTGATTGAGGAAAGGTATTTGCCAAACGTGTAATGATTAAAATCTTAAAAATATTTGTATTGTCAATTCTTGTTTTTTCGACTTTGTCATTCTTCTCAATTTTTGATGATCTTGCCCAATCGATTTATAGAAATGATGCACCAAATTTGGATTTAGGTTTCCCTTTTACATATTATGAACTATTTTTTGTTGAGCATCCCAGTTTTAACTATGGATGGAAAGGGAATTTTATTTGGGATTATTTAATCGCTTTGATTTTAAGTATTTCCTATTACAGATTGAAGAGCTCGAATATTATTAAAAGTTATAAAAATTAAGAATGGAAAACATCATACAAATTTTAAAATCCGGCGGAACAATTTTATACCCAACAGACACCATCTGGGGAATTGGTTGTGACGCAACAAACATAGATGCTATCAACAAAATTTTCGACATCAAGAAGCGTGAAAAAAACAAATCGATGATTATTTTGGTGGAAACTGAAAAAAGATTGCAGGATTTGGTAGACGTTCCTGAGATGGCGTGGGAAATTATGGATTTAAGCGAAAAACCGGTAACCATTGTTTACGAAAACCCAAAAGGTTTGCCTAAAGAATTATTGGCAGAAGATGGCAGCATCGGAATTCGTTTGGTAAAAGATCTCTATTGCAAAAAATTAATTACAAAACTAAATAAACCACTGGTTTCAACTTCGGCTAATTTCAGTGGTGATAAAAGTCCGTTGAAGTTTTCTGATATTTCAAAAGAAATTATTGATTTGGTGGATTTTGCAGTGGAAGAAAATCGTGAAAAAGTTTCGCAATATTCAGGTTCTTCAGTTATCAAAATCTGGAGCGACAACAGAATAAAAGTTCTTCGCGAATAATTTTTCTCACAGATTACTCAGATTTGCACAGATTTTTATATTTATGAAATTGAAAATCAAAGATTTTCAAACCAATGGGTTCTCATTTTCACAAGTATTAAAACTAAAACTTATGTGTTAAGAATATTTTTTTTCTTATAAAAAAGCAATTTGTTTGTAAATA is drawn from Chryseobacterium muglaense and contains these coding sequences:
- a CDS encoding DinB family protein codes for the protein MIDFQKYIQRYLDLIPSENWLEELKSVGDRTVSLFSFLTEEQSKFSYAEGKWTLKEVLLHLSDTERIFQYRILAIARGEEKNLPGFDEELYAQNSFANERSLDSLLEEYQLVRKSSQILLETFNPSVLNNIGNANGNQISAETIGKLIIGHNIHHLNVIEERYLPNV
- a CDS encoding L-threonylcarbamoyladenylate synthase, encoding MENIIQILKSGGTILYPTDTIWGIGCDATNIDAINKIFDIKKREKNKSMIILVETEKRLQDLVDVPEMAWEIMDLSEKPVTIVYENPKGLPKELLAEDGSIGIRLVKDLYCKKLITKLNKPLVSTSANFSGDKSPLKFSDISKEIIDLVDFAVEENREKVSQYSGSSVIKIWSDNRIKVLRE